In a genomic window of Desulfomonilia bacterium:
- a CDS encoding nodulation protein NfeD: protein MGRHKKSYGNAWPESAVTFLTIVFILLSAGKILAGDIIVIDVKDAISPPVGSYITENIDRAVREKAEAIIIRLDTPGGLDTSMRDIIQKEMNAPVPVVVYVYPKGARAASAGALICLAADIAAMAPGTNIGAAHPVGIGPGGGGIEKGDKDKKTETDTMTEKVTNDASAYARSIAKERGRNEKWAEDAVRKSVSIPATEAVEKHVVDLIADSLDDLLTKIDGKTIKKAGMTFTLKTKGAPVTERPMNFRSRLLSTLANPNIAYILMLIGLAGIYFELSSPGAILPGILGGICIILAFFAFSALPVNYAGVALIILSGILFFAELKVQSMGLLTVGGFISLILGSIILFRTPEMSAQVSWGVILPIAVFFAVSFSALVWLVLKTHRKNPVTGIAAMTGEKAQVYEWHDDGTGKVFTHGEYWNAKGPAGLKPGETVIIESVRDMELTVKTRE, encoded by the coding sequence ATGGGAAGACATAAAAAAAGTTATGGAAATGCTTGGCCTGAATCAGCCGTCACGTTCTTAACAATTGTTTTTATTCTTTTATCAGCCGGAAAAATTCTGGCTGGTGATATAATAGTGATCGATGTCAAGGATGCCATCTCGCCTCCGGTCGGTTCATACATCACAGAAAACATCGACAGGGCTGTCAGGGAAAAAGCTGAGGCCATTATAATCAGGCTGGATACACCAGGAGGTCTCGATACTTCTATGCGGGACATAATACAGAAAGAAATGAACGCACCCGTCCCTGTTGTTGTCTATGTATATCCCAAGGGTGCCCGTGCAGCATCTGCAGGAGCTCTCATCTGCCTGGCTGCAGATATTGCAGCCATGGCACCCGGAACGAACATAGGAGCAGCCCATCCTGTCGGAATAGGACCCGGGGGCGGCGGAATTGAAAAGGGAGACAAGGACAAGAAAACTGAAACAGATACAATGACGGAAAAAGTGACAAATGACGCATCCGCCTATGCAAGGAGCATCGCCAAAGAACGAGGAAGAAACGAAAAATGGGCCGAGGATGCAGTAAGAAAGAGTGTTTCCATTCCGGCAACAGAAGCTGTTGAAAAGCATGTCGTTGATCTGATTGCAGACAGCCTTGATGACCTGCTAACAAAAATCGACGGCAAAACAATAAAAAAAGCGGGTATGACTTTTACACTGAAGACAAAAGGCGCCCCTGTGACGGAGCGCCCCATGAACTTCCGTTCAAGGCTGCTGTCCACCCTTGCAAATCCAAACATCGCCTACATCCTTATGCTGATCGGCCTTGCCGGAATATATTTCGAACTATCCAGCCCGGGCGCAATACTCCCCGGAATCCTGGGAGGCATATGCATCATCCTGGCGTTTTTTGCCTTTTCCGCCCTGCCGGTTAATTATGCAGGCGTTGCACTGATAATACTTTCCGGAATACTGTTCTTCGCCGAGCTGAAGGTTCAAAGCATGGGGTTGCTGACAGTGGGCGGCTTCATATCACTGATTCTGGGTTCGATCATTCTCTTCAGGACACCTGAAATGTCTGCGCAGGTATCCTGGGGTGTAATCCTGCCTATAGCTGTTTTCTTTGCAGTCTCTTTCTCGGCGCTTGTATGGCTTGTTCTGAAGACTCACAGGAAGAACCCTGTAACAGGCATTGCAGCAATGACAGGAGAAAAGGCGCAGGTATATGAATGGCATGATGACGGCACTGGCAAGGTATTTACCCATGGTGAATACTGGAATGCAAAAGGCCCGGCTGGTTTAAAGCCGGGTGAAACCGTGATCATAGAATCTGTACGAGATATGGAACTCACTGTTAAAACCAGAGAATGA
- the coaBC gene encoding bifunctional phosphopantothenoylcysteine decarboxylase/phosphopantothenate--cysteine ligase CoaBC produces MGCTDEKELTGKTVIYGITGGIAAYKAPFVVRGLSLLGADVICIMTDSAHEFVTPLTLQTLSKHPVYSKMFPVDHQQKYEIEHIALADRADLFIIAPATANFIAKMAGGIADDLLSSTVLATKAPALVCPAMNVNMLENKATQDNLNILTKRGINILEPDEGLLACGWDAKGRMPDPERIILEARKMLTRHDLQGIRILLTCGPTCEDIDPVRFITNRSTGKMGAAIAEAAGLRGADVTVISGPVNLSYAPWANVIQVRSADDMLAAVKDHIENADVLIMAAAVADFKPKFISSSKIKKGASAMTSLEMAPTSDILHTIGPMKKGRFFVGFAAETDDLIENASEKMKRKSLDMIVANRVGIEGSGFASDTNTGTILLQDGDFKFEGMQKTRLSDKILDLVRERL; encoded by the coding sequence AACAGGAGGCATTGCAGCCTACAAGGCCCCTTTTGTTGTAAGAGGGCTTTCCCTGCTGGGAGCTGATGTAATCTGCATAATGACTGATTCCGCCCATGAATTCGTCACTCCCCTTACGCTTCAAACCCTTTCAAAACACCCGGTATATTCAAAGATGTTTCCCGTTGATCATCAGCAGAAATATGAGATCGAACACATTGCACTTGCAGACAGGGCCGACCTTTTTATCATCGCGCCGGCAACTGCAAATTTCATTGCGAAAATGGCGGGCGGCATTGCCGATGACCTGCTGTCAAGCACTGTTCTCGCTACAAAGGCCCCTGCCCTTGTATGCCCCGCAATGAACGTAAACATGCTGGAAAACAAGGCTACGCAGGACAACCTGAATATTCTCACCAAGAGGGGGATAAATATCCTTGAACCGGATGAAGGGCTGCTGGCATGCGGATGGGATGCCAAAGGAAGAATGCCCGACCCCGAAAGGATCATCCTCGAAGCCAGAAAGATGCTGACCAGACATGATCTTCAGGGCATTCGCATACTTCTCACATGCGGGCCGACGTGCGAGGATATCGACCCTGTAAGGTTTATTACTAACCGCTCAACAGGAAAAATGGGTGCTGCAATAGCCGAAGCAGCCGGCCTGAGGGGAGCGGATGTCACAGTTATTTCCGGGCCGGTTAATCTCAGTTATGCCCCCTGGGCGAATGTAATACAGGTCAGGTCTGCAGACGACATGCTGGCTGCCGTAAAAGACCACATCGAAAACGCCGATGTTCTCATAATGGCAGCAGCTGTTGCCGACTTCAAGCCAAAGTTTATAAGCAGTTCAAAAATAAAAAAAGGCGCATCAGCCATGACCAGTCTGGAAATGGCTCCCACATCGGATATACTTCATACTATAGGCCCTATGAAAAAGGGCAGGTTCTTTGTGGGATTCGCCGCAGAAACAGATGACCTCATTGAGAACGCGTCGGAAAAGATGAAACGAAAATCGCTGGATATGATTGTCGCCAACAGGGTCGGCATTGAGGGAAGCGGATTCGCTTCAGATACGAACACAGGAACAATCCTTTTGCAGGATGGCGATTTCAAGTTTGAAGGCATGCAGAAAACACGACTTTCAGACAAGATATTGGACCTTGTAAGGGAAAGACTGTGA
- a CDS encoding glycerophosphodiester phosphodiesterase family protein has protein sequence MKNGFLKSFLLLLCFFAFACVPPVYTPTENFNIGTCLGNPDCTQTLTVAHRGNTSFIPYAPENTLAAYEFAWKMGADSIEVDVQSTKDGELVIMHDDTVDRTTNGSGRVEDMTLAEIKELKVISYNKDVPNQHIQTFREALSFLKGKTMIYVDIKTTDIARLVEEIQQEDMIDSCYLLIYSVAEGCAARSQNAFVSLLAAVHTKDEAQEFIDALSPIVMFEMLYEDIKPDVADFIHSKGIKIHMDALGEFDIMGKFGFKLMLNRGVDSIQSDRIDILIPYLRGL, from the coding sequence ATGAAGAACGGGTTTTTAAAATCATTTCTTTTGTTGTTATGTTTTTTTGCCTTTGCTTGTGTGCCGCCGGTATATACTCCGACCGAAAATTTCAATATAGGAACCTGCCTCGGAAATCCTGATTGCACTCAAACGCTTACTGTGGCACATCGCGGCAATACAAGCTTCATTCCCTATGCTCCTGAGAATACGCTTGCGGCGTATGAGTTTGCATGGAAGATGGGTGCAGACAGCATTGAAGTCGATGTGCAGAGCACAAAGGACGGAGAACTTGTAATAATGCACGACGACACCGTCGACAGAACGACCAACGGCAGCGGGCGTGTTGAGGACATGACTCTCGCCGAGATAAAAGAGCTTAAGGTGATATCCTATAACAAGGATGTTCCTAATCAGCATATACAGACTTTCAGGGAGGCGCTTTCATTCCTGAAAGGCAAGACCATGATCTATGTCGATATCAAAACGACGGATATTGCAAGGCTTGTTGAAGAGATTCAACAGGAAGACATGATAGATTCTTGCTATCTGCTTATCTACAGTGTTGCAGAAGGCTGTGCGGCACGTTCTCAGAATGCCTTCGTATCTCTTCTGGCTGCTGTCCACACAAAAGATGAGGCACAGGAATTCATTGATGCCTTAAGCCCTATTGTCATGTTTGAAATGCTGTATGAAGATATAAAACCTGATGTGGCGGATTTTATCCATTCAAAAGGAATAAAGATACATATGGATGCACTGGGTGAATTTGATATCATGGGGAAATTCGGGTTCAAACTCATGCTGAACAGGGGGGTGGATTCGATACAGAGCGACAGGATCGATATACTTATTCCGTATCTGAGAGGACTTTGA
- a CDS encoding carcinine hydrolase/isopenicillin-N N-acyltransferase family protein — protein sequence MCDTFGIKMSWSGTDGSIFGKNSDREPDETQLIVSYPACIDNSDEYLDCTYIKIPQAKRTNAVLLSKPFWIWGAEMGVNEKGVVIGNEALFTKVKPEKKAGLIGMDLLRLALERGETAKEAADVIVKLLREYGQSGPCGYRDKSFSYMNSFLLMDRDDLLVLETIGRDYALKSHNGFAAISNAITIGDDWDESSLASGTNVMSYSDSLFTYFAGGLSRRKCNQQSIKTGRGSITVSKAFDFLRAHNEGLVFNSDVCMHANGPLIRRSHTTGSMVVMLGSNGMFKIFVTAGSSPCITPFKPVLPGHLPADITKGGDGYDDSSFWWRHESFYLNAFFAGRKYLPQIKKDVREIEARYANVPFYTWDTDEPELIKLSHEAFSASEEMEAGYIKLSGGSRKGLTAYWRKIANRNRIPYLA from the coding sequence ATGTGCGATACATTCGGAATAAAAATGTCATGGTCAGGAACGGACGGAAGCATATTCGGAAAAAATTCAGACCGTGAACCGGACGAAACACAGTTGATAGTTTCATATCCCGCATGCATCGATAATTCTGACGAATACCTTGACTGTACATATATCAAGATTCCACAGGCAAAGAGAACCAATGCCGTGCTTTTGAGCAAGCCCTTCTGGATTTGGGGTGCCGAAATGGGAGTCAATGAAAAGGGAGTGGTTATCGGCAACGAAGCGCTGTTTACAAAGGTGAAACCTGAAAAAAAAGCAGGCCTTATCGGAATGGACCTGCTTAGGCTTGCACTTGAACGTGGAGAGACGGCAAAAGAGGCTGCGGATGTGATTGTTAAACTGCTAAGGGAATACGGTCAGTCGGGGCCTTGCGGGTACAGGGACAAAAGCTTTTCGTATATGAATTCATTTCTTTTAATGGACAGGGATGACCTTTTGGTTCTTGAAACAATTGGCAGAGATTATGCCCTTAAATCCCATAATGGTTTTGCAGCCATCTCCAATGCCATTACAATCGGGGATGATTGGGATGAGTCGTCCCTGGCGTCGGGAACGAATGTTATGTCCTATAGCGACAGCTTGTTCACATATTTTGCCGGAGGACTGAGCAGGAGAAAATGTAATCAGCAAAGTATAAAAACAGGAAGGGGGAGTATAACGGTTTCAAAGGCGTTTGATTTTCTGAGAGCCCACAATGAGGGTCTTGTTTTCAACTCGGATGTCTGCATGCACGCCAATGGCCCATTGATCAGACGATCTCATACTACAGGTTCAATGGTTGTAATGCTAGGCAGTAATGGAATGTTCAAGATTTTTGTAACAGCGGGTTCTTCTCCCTGCATCACTCCTTTCAAGCCTGTTCTCCCCGGACATCTTCCGGCTGATATAACAAAAGGGGGCGACGGATATGACGACTCTTCTTTCTGGTGGAGGCATGAGAGTTTTTATCTTAATGCTTTCTTTGCCGGCAGGAAATACCTGCCTCAGATAAAGAAAGATGTCAGGGAGATTGAAGCCCGATACGCTAACGTCCCGTTCTATACATGGGATACTGATGAACCTGAACTTATAAAATTATCCCATGAAGCCTTTTCCGCTTCCGAGGAGATGGAGGCCGGATATATAAAACTATCCGGCGGGTCACGAAAAGGCCTTACTGCTTACTGGCGAAAGATCGCAAATAGAAACAGGATTCCTTATCTTGCATAA
- a CDS encoding metallophosphoesterase, producing MRIKGTVLFLSITVAVFLSSTSSAAVIERHLSGDSTVNSSDKTHTGFNARLGSFAHTTDVHLVDEGNPLRADELAILIQKDPVKLFELQKVIELFHSSNHYEDAIYSALVWESIVESINDEHIRNGLDFLISTGDHSDSGIKDELEWFVDILDGKVPEDFKDHPNSDLALKTIKPNPEGLMIPWYAAIGNHDVEYMGAFNSDGFIGLLVKLLAYEVDPKDICVFKDVAGIYAASSKADTTDPKGHGFTGMKTKGYYAFDPTPFIHCIVLNTAYFYNTQTGMPLETVSGGLLDVAQYNWAISEIEKNSDKLCIIFSHHPTRSYKEVSEKQAKNYISGDRMEAALLKYENVIAYVNGHKHDNNIIAQTEGTNGYWDITTSGSHGYPQEWREITVLDKGDGTGVISCRMMGHDPVLTDINIDPRYPDGTDTILLSIFDEGGMGNAGDKEDRDVDLYFKIPVAVAANIMANYVQPEAETNTSEDATASAGASSDSDSGSSGACFISTAVI from the coding sequence ATGAGGATAAAGGGAACGGTACTTTTTTTATCGATTACTGTTGCAGTATTTTTATCGTCAACATCAAGCGCAGCGGTTATCGAAAGACATCTTTCCGGAGATTCCACAGTAAACTCTTCAGATAAAACGCATACGGGTTTTAATGCAAGACTTGGAAGTTTCGCCCATACGACGGATGTCCATCTTGTAGATGAAGGGAACCCTTTAAGGGCTGATGAACTTGCAATTCTTATCCAGAAGGATCCGGTAAAGCTCTTCGAACTTCAGAAAGTCATTGAACTGTTCCACAGCTCCAATCATTATGAAGACGCTATTTATTCTGCGCTTGTGTGGGAATCCATTGTTGAATCCATCAACGATGAACACATAAGAAACGGACTGGATTTTCTTATATCAACAGGTGACCATTCTGATTCGGGCATTAAGGATGAACTTGAGTGGTTTGTAGATATCCTGGACGGAAAGGTTCCTGAAGATTTCAAGGATCATCCGAACAGTGATCTGGCTCTGAAGACGATAAAGCCAAATCCTGAGGGCCTCATGATTCCATGGTATGCTGCAATCGGCAACCATGATGTGGAGTATATGGGAGCATTCAACAGCGATGGATTTATCGGACTTCTTGTAAAACTGCTCGCATATGAAGTCGATCCCAAGGATATATGTGTTTTCAAGGATGTGGCAGGCATATATGCCGCTTCATCGAAGGCGGATACAACAGACCCCAAAGGTCATGGTTTTACCGGTATGAAGACCAAGGGCTACTATGCGTTTGATCCGACCCCTTTTATTCACTGTATCGTTCTTAATACTGCTTACTTTTATAACACGCAGACAGGAATGCCGCTTGAGACTGTTTCAGGAGGACTTCTTGATGTCGCACAGTATAACTGGGCTATAAGTGAGATAGAGAAGAATTCGGATAAACTGTGCATAATCTTTTCGCATCATCCGACACGCAGTTATAAGGAAGTGAGTGAAAAGCAGGCCAAGAACTATATCTCTGGAGATAGAATGGAGGCGGCGCTGCTGAAGTATGAAAATGTAATCGCCTATGTCAATGGACATAAACATGATAATAACATTATTGCGCAAACCGAAGGAACTAACGGATATTGGGACATCACAACGAGCGGTTCTCATGGATACCCCCAGGAATGGAGAGAAATAACGGTTCTGGACAAGGGCGACGGAACAGGCGTTATTTCCTGCAGGATGATGGGACATGATCCTGTTCTTACGGATATAAATATTGATCCCAGATATCCTGACGGGACAGATACGATCCTTCTGTCAATATTTGATGAAGGCGGCATGGGAAATGCCGGTGATAAAGAAGACAGGGATGTCGACCTCTATTTTAAAATACCTGTGGCCGTGGCAGCGAATATCATGGCCAACTATGTACAACCGGAAGCTGAAACAAATACATCTGAAGATGCAACGGCCTCGGCAGGTGCTTCATCGGATTCGGACAGCGGTTCCAGCGGCGCGTGTTTCATATCGACTGCTGTTATTTGA
- a CDS encoding uracil-DNA glycosylase, with amino-acid sequence MRESLTQILRDEQNWTGDFVIMPEPATLAEKPLEAKDAAVDTLENVRESMQECTLCRLSATRKNIVFGEGNHDARIMFIGEGPGAVEDDTGRPFVGPAGQLLTDIIVKGMGLRREDVYIANIVKCRPPGNRNPLPDEVENCIGYLKRQISLIKPEVIITLGAVSTHNLLGITTPISRLRGNFTNYMGITVMPTFHPSYLLQNPSKKRETWEDIKKVMEMLGLNQPSRS; translated from the coding sequence GTGAGAGAATCTCTAACTCAGATACTAAGGGACGAACAGAACTGGACAGGTGATTTTGTAATCATGCCTGAACCGGCAACACTTGCCGAAAAGCCTCTCGAAGCTAAGGATGCAGCAGTAGACACCCTTGAAAACGTCAGAGAATCAATGCAGGAATGCACACTGTGCAGGCTCTCTGCAACAAGAAAAAACATCGTTTTCGGTGAAGGAAATCATGATGCCAGGATAATGTTCATAGGCGAAGGACCAGGGGCGGTCGAAGACGACACGGGGAGGCCTTTTGTCGGACCTGCAGGTCAGCTTCTGACAGACATCATAGTGAAAGGCATGGGACTCAGACGCGAAGACGTTTACATAGCCAACATAGTAAAATGCAGGCCCCCGGGAAACCGCAATCCGCTGCCTGATGAAGTTGAAAATTGCATCGGCTATCTGAAAAGACAGATCTCCCTGATCAAGCCTGAAGTGATTATCACACTCGGAGCGGTTTCGACTCACAATCTACTGGGAATTACTACCCCGATCAGCAGGTTGAGGGGTAATTTTACAAACTACATGGGTATAACCGTCATGCCGACATTTCATCCAAGTTACCTGCTTCAGAATCCATCCAAAAAGAGGGAGACATGGGAAGACATAAAAAAAGTTATGGAAATGCTTGGCCTGAATCAGCCGTCACGTTCTTAA
- a CDS encoding M28 family peptidase: MSVKVTKENIKNALAFTEEIVSKYPQRLVGTPGCDNAGIRIEEEFKKNCDPGTVKRVPFSLNPRSFLKYFRPVVGMYAAAVSAIYLKKPRVALAILGSVLSVFVSQFMFYKKIFDPLFPKATGYNVYGTLEPEGEVRQQIILSGHHDSAYVFHYLELSPRFYPLFVIVPIVFFFIAIVFAFYMSVTRRNPAWMKKVLTLGVAGVSPLWWFTTDKVAPGAGDNMIAVAVANEATKMFADLKKKGKNPLKHTRIICLSVDGEESGLRGAMAYVKENLEALKKTKTYVFNMDTLYDADKLLFFDNDLNLTVDLSREMAKECVEIATSLGYKAKVSRMPWGGGSTDAAAFGQKGIEATNLIAMELNPAKLEGDMVYHTSKDTTDHIQPEVVEQALNIIKEYVLKKDKEVS, from the coding sequence ATGTCAGTCAAAGTAACCAAGGAAAACATAAAAAATGCCCTGGCATTTACAGAGGAGATTGTTTCAAAATATCCTCAAAGACTCGTAGGAACACCCGGTTGTGATAATGCTGGAATTCGTATTGAAGAGGAATTCAAGAAGAACTGCGATCCCGGAACCGTCAAAAGGGTCCCGTTCAGTCTGAATCCCAGGTCTTTTTTGAAATACTTCAGGCCGGTGGTAGGTATGTATGCGGCTGCAGTGTCAGCCATATATCTCAAGAAACCACGTGTGGCATTGGCAATACTCGGTAGTGTCCTGAGCGTTTTCGTTTCACAGTTCATGTTCTATAAAAAAATATTTGATCCGCTTTTCCCGAAAGCAACCGGCTATAATGTTTACGGGACACTTGAGCCGGAGGGTGAGGTAAGGCAGCAGATAATCCTGAGCGGCCATCATGATTCGGCCTATGTCTTCCATTATCTTGAATTAAGCCCGAGATTTTATCCTTTGTTCGTCATCGTTCCGATTGTTTTCTTTTTCATAGCGATAGTTTTTGCTTTTTACATGAGTGTAACCCGTAGAAACCCGGCATGGATGAAAAAGGTCCTCACTTTAGGTGTAGCTGGTGTCTCCCCGCTCTGGTGGTTTACTACGGATAAAGTCGCTCCCGGAGCAGGTGACAACATGATTGCAGTCGCGGTGGCCAATGAAGCCACCAAGATGTTTGCAGACCTTAAGAAAAAAGGCAAAAACCCGTTAAAGCATACGAGAATAATATGTCTGTCGGTTGACGGCGAGGAATCGGGTCTTAGGGGCGCCATGGCTTATGTTAAGGAAAATCTTGAAGCACTTAAAAAGACAAAAACCTATGTCTTTAATATGGATACCCTTTATGACGCCGACAAGCTTTTATTTTTCGATAACGATCTCAACCTGACGGTTGACCTGTCCAGGGAAATGGCTAAAGAATGTGTGGAGATTGCAACATCTCTCGGTTATAAGGCAAAAGTTTCAAGGATGCCATGGGGTGGTGGCAGCACGGATGCGGCCGCCTTCGGACAGAAAGGGATAGAAGCCACTAACCTCATCGCCATGGAACTCAACCCGGCAAAGCTTGAGGGTGATATGGTCTATCATACAAGCAAGGACACGACGGATCATATTCAGCCTGAAGTTGTTGAACAGGCCTTAAACATCATAAAAGAATATGTATTGAAAAAGGACAAGGAGGTATCCTGA
- a CDS encoding malic enzyme-like NAD(P)-binding protein, giving the protein MDLKQRALKFHKDNEGKIALHCKVPVKTRDDMTLAYTPGVAEPCLEIQKDNDTIYDYTSKGNWVAVVTNGTAVLGLGDIGAGAGLPVMEGKAVLFKSFAGVDAFPVCIDTKDPAKIIETVKLIEPSFGGINLEDIKAPECFEIEEKLKEICSIPVFHDDQHGTAIVALAGIINALKIVGKKFPDIKVVISGAGASGTSVTKLLMRYGTRNIIACDRKGALCHGETTDPVKSRLAAITNPAREKGRLADVIKGADVLIGLSAAGLVTADMVKTMNKDAVIFAMANPVPEIMPEDAKRGGARVIGTGRSDFPNQINNVLAFPGIFRGALDVRASDINEDMKLAAAEAIAAVAQSDGLSEEYVIPEAFDMRIAPAVASAAAGAAIRTGVARRIDITPEMVRLKTIRMLAELNER; this is encoded by the coding sequence ATGGATCTCAAACAGAGGGCTTTGAAATTTCACAAGGATAACGAAGGGAAAATTGCGCTTCACTGCAAGGTGCCGGTTAAAACAAGAGATGATATGACGCTTGCCTATACGCCCGGTGTCGCCGAACCATGCCTGGAGATACAAAAGGATAATGATACGATTTACGATTACACATCCAAGGGCAACTGGGTGGCGGTAGTTACTAATGGAACCGCGGTCCTGGGGCTTGGAGACATAGGAGCGGGTGCCGGGCTTCCGGTAATGGAAGGCAAGGCCGTTCTTTTCAAGTCGTTTGCCGGGGTTGATGCATTTCCGGTCTGCATAGACACTAAGGATCCGGCGAAAATAATAGAAACCGTAAAATTGATAGAGCCTTCATTCGGCGGCATAAATCTTGAGGATATTAAAGCACCCGAATGCTTTGAGATCGAAGAGAAACTCAAAGAGATATGCAGTATCCCGGTGTTTCATGACGATCAGCATGGAACAGCCATTGTAGCTCTTGCCGGTATAATCAATGCGCTGAAAATAGTAGGCAAGAAATTTCCGGATATAAAAGTTGTGATAAGCGGGGCAGGTGCCTCCGGTACGTCTGTAACGAAACTCCTTATGAGATACGGGACAAGAAATATAATCGCATGCGACCGTAAGGGCGCGCTCTGCCATGGCGAGACCACCGATCCTGTAAAATCAAGACTCGCCGCCATAACAAATCCTGCCAGGGAAAAGGGCCGTCTGGCGGATGTCATAAAGGGAGCAGACGTATTGATAGGCCTTTCTGCGGCAGGACTGGTAACTGCTGATATGGTTAAGACCATGAACAAAGATGCGGTTATCTTTGCAATGGCAAATCCGGTACCGGAAATAATGCCCGAAGATGCTAAGAGAGGTGGTGCACGAGTGATAGGCACGGGCCGTTCCGATTTTCCAAACCAGATAAACAATGTGCTCGCTTTTCCGGGTATATTCCGGGGGGCGCTCGATGTCAGGGCAAGCGATATTAACGAAGACATGAAACTGGCAGCGGCTGAGGCTATTGCAGCGGTTGCACAGTCTGACGGTCTGAGCGAAGAATATGTAATTCCTGAGGCCTTTGACATGAGGATTGCCCCTGCAGTCGCATCGGCTGCGGCCGGAGCCGCAATAAGGACAGGCGTTGCGCGGAGGATTGACATAACGCCGGAAATGGTCAGGTTAAAGACAATCAGGATGCTTGCGGAGTTGAATGAGAGATAA
- the selD gene encoding selenide, water dikinase SelD has protein sequence MMQSEKIRLTTTVKGAGUACKIGPEVLDRVVKSLPVSIDENLIIGMDRPDDAGVYRVSDSLALIQTLDFFTPVVDDPYSFGQIAVANSLSDVYAMGGEPKLAMNIICFPVGTMDVSVLEEVLKGGSDKMREAGVLLVGGHSVEDAEIKYGLSVTGFVHPDKVLRNAGARPGDALVLTKQIGTGIIATAIKASVAGSETIDRVVKLMSELNRKPAEIMKKYNVHACTDVTGFGLIGHAVEMIEGAGTGIVFHAEKIPFISEALELASMGFIPAGAYRNRDFRIAIIENQGIDDDRLMCLFDPQTSGGLLIALPFSEAEALVMESKEAGIDSATIIGEVIDCKTNKIIIM, from the coding sequence ATGATGCAGTCAGAAAAGATCAGACTGACGACAACTGTAAAAGGTGCGGGTTGAGCATGCAAGATAGGTCCGGAGGTTCTGGACCGCGTTGTTAAATCGTTGCCAGTCAGCATTGACGAAAACCTGATTATCGGCATGGACAGACCTGATGACGCTGGCGTTTATCGGGTGTCTGACAGCCTTGCCCTTATCCAGACGCTTGATTTTTTTACACCGGTTGTCGATGACCCTTATTCTTTCGGCCAGATTGCGGTTGCGAACTCTCTCTCGGATGTCTATGCGATGGGAGGCGAGCCGAAGCTGGCAATGAATATTATATGCTTCCCGGTTGGGACAATGGACGTCTCGGTGCTTGAAGAAGTCCTTAAAGGGGGTTCCGACAAGATGAGGGAAGCGGGGGTGCTTCTCGTCGGAGGCCACAGTGTTGAAGATGCCGAGATAAAATACGGCCTTTCCGTAACTGGTTTTGTCCATCCCGATAAGGTTTTAAGAAATGCCGGTGCAAGACCCGGCGATGCGCTTGTCCTTACCAAGCAGATAGGAACAGGGATAATTGCAACTGCAATAAAGGCTTCTGTTGCAGGTTCAGAAACAATAGACCGGGTAGTAAAACTGATGTCCGAGCTAAATAGAAAGCCTGCGGAGATAATGAAAAAGTATAATGTTCATGCATGTACTGACGTAACAGGATTCGGGCTTATCGGACATGCAGTTGAAATGATCGAGGGGGCGGGAACAGGAATAGTCTTTCACGCGGAAAAGATCCCCTTTATCTCGGAAGCTCTCGAGCTTGCATCAATGGGTTTTATACCTGCAGGCGCCTACCGGAATAGAGATTTCAGAATTGCAATAATCGAAAATCAGGGAATCGATGATGACAGGCTTATGTGCCTATTTGATCCTCAGACTTCCGGCGGATTGCTTATAGCATTGCCTTTTTCAGAAGCCGAGGCGCTTGTTATGGAATCAAAGGAGGCCGGAATTGACAGTGCAACGATAATCGGAGAGGTAATTGATTGTAAGACAAATAAAATAATTATCATGTAA